A genomic region of uncultured Paludibaculum sp. contains the following coding sequences:
- a CDS encoding SDR family NAD(P)-dependent oxidoreductase: MTKVWLITGSANGLGRDVAETALAAGHRVVATARRPEELQDLVQRYGDNVRAVRHDVRNSEQADAAVASAIEVFGRLDVLVNNAGYGKFAPFEQFSAEEFKDIVDTCFYGVVHTTRAALPVMRKQRSGVILQVSSVGGRITRPGNAPYLAAKWAVSGLAEALAQETAAFGVQVCALEPGGIRTNWGRRANSDIPRLLPEYEESVGGVLRMLDRIWGQENSDPRLIAELIVKLADRKDLPPHLVLGSDALTFLKQADDERAELLEKWRDTSLSVDFQSAASAGD, from the coding sequence ATGACGAAGGTCTGGTTGATCACAGGCAGTGCCAACGGCTTGGGAAGAGACGTCGCGGAAACAGCCCTTGCGGCGGGCCACCGCGTGGTCGCAACCGCACGCCGGCCAGAGGAGTTGCAGGATCTGGTCCAGCGGTATGGCGATAACGTGCGCGCGGTCAGGCACGACGTGAGAAACAGCGAACAAGCCGACGCCGCGGTGGCGAGCGCGATTGAGGTGTTTGGCCGGTTGGATGTCCTGGTGAACAATGCCGGATACGGAAAGTTCGCGCCGTTCGAGCAATTCAGCGCGGAAGAGTTCAAGGATATCGTCGACACCTGCTTCTATGGTGTCGTTCATACTACACGCGCAGCCCTTCCCGTCATGAGGAAGCAGAGAAGCGGCGTGATCCTTCAAGTGTCGTCCGTAGGAGGACGGATCACGCGTCCCGGTAATGCGCCATATCTTGCCGCGAAGTGGGCGGTGAGCGGGCTCGCGGAAGCCCTGGCTCAGGAGACAGCCGCTTTCGGCGTGCAGGTCTGCGCGCTGGAACCGGGTGGAATTCGCACCAATTGGGGGAGGCGCGCGAACTCAGATATCCCGAGGTTGCTGCCGGAGTACGAAGAGAGTGTGGGCGGCGTCCTACGCATGCTCGATCGCATCTGGGGCCAGGAGAACAGCGATCCCCGCCTGATTGCGGAGTTGATCGTGAAGCTCGCAGACAGAAAGGACCTGCCTCCCCACCTGGTGCTCGGGAGCGACGCGCTGACGTTCCTGAAGCAGGCAGACGATGAGCGCGCGGAGTTATTAGAGAAGTGGCGTGACACAAGCCTGTCGGTGGATTTCCAATCCGCGGCGAGTGCCGGTGACTAA
- a CDS encoding 50S ribosomal protein L11 methyltransferase, which yields MDIAGPPDSALDVLIELGALDVEPSTGGLAAILPDSVQPAAVARALRGAAITISTAQGRDSGSVWLVSARTLHAGGIMVVPAGIDAPEEALRLADSGAFGTGHHPTTALCLEALAGIIADDHPRSILDVGTGSGILALAALLLGVDRATAIDIDRAAIEAAAANARLNQLHRRLRLITGTPDTIKGTWPLVVANVLAAPLIEMASVLVRRLEHRGRLILSGIPRSLEAEVRLAYRHLGVHCIDSQTRDGWTALIGQASW from the coding sequence GTGGATATTGCCGGTCCTCCGGATAGCGCGCTTGACGTGCTGATCGAATTGGGTGCGCTCGACGTCGAGCCTAGCACCGGCGGGCTTGCCGCGATTCTCCCCGACTCTGTCCAGCCCGCCGCCGTCGCTCGCGCGTTGCGTGGGGCAGCCATCACCATCTCGACCGCCCAGGGCCGCGACAGTGGGTCGGTTTGGCTGGTGAGTGCCCGTACCCTGCACGCGGGGGGAATCATGGTCGTCCCTGCCGGTATCGACGCTCCGGAGGAGGCTCTCCGTCTCGCCGACTCCGGCGCTTTTGGCACCGGGCATCATCCCACGACCGCCCTCTGTCTCGAGGCCCTTGCCGGGATCATCGCCGATGACCATCCCCGATCCATTCTGGATGTCGGCACCGGATCGGGCATATTGGCGCTGGCCGCGCTGCTGCTGGGTGTGGACCGGGCGACGGCGATCGATATCGACCGCGCCGCGATCGAGGCCGCCGCGGCCAATGCCCGCCTGAATCAACTCCATCGCCGGCTCCGGCTGATCACCGGCACGCCGGACACGATCAAAGGCACCTGGCCGCTGGTGGTCGCCAACGTGCTAGCCGCTCCCCTCATCGAGATGGCGTCCGTGTTGGTGCGCCGCCTGGAGCACCGAGGCCGCCTCATCCTGTCGGGAATCCCGCGATCGCTCGAAGCCGAGGTCCGCCTGGCCTACCGGCATTTGGGCGTCCATTGCATCGACTCACAGACCCGCGACGGATGGACGGCCCTGATCGGGCAAGCGTCCTGGTAG
- a CDS encoding GMC family oxidoreductase N-terminal domain-containing protein, protein MSTSNAADAKFTERVSRNQERLRATMKPEYDFIVCGSGSSGSVVARRLAENPDVHVLLLEGGGADDLPAVINANQWPMNLGSERDWSFHGQPGARINGRSIPFSVRVP, encoded by the coding sequence ATGTCGACTTCAAATGCCGCTGATGCGAAGTTCACGGAGCGTGTATCCCGCAATCAGGAGCGGCTACGCGCCACAATGAAGCCCGAGTACGACTTCATCGTATGCGGATCCGGTTCATCCGGTTCGGTTGTGGCGCGCCGTCTGGCTGAAAACCCGGATGTCCATGTGCTGCTGCTCGAAGGTGGCGGCGCCGACGATCTGCCGGCCGTGATCAATGCGAATCAGTGGCCGATGAATCTGGGCAGCGAGCGGGACTGGAGCTTTCATGGACAACCCGGGGCGCGCATCAATGGCCGCTCGATTCCGTTCTCGGTGAGGGTGCCATAG
- a CDS encoding SulP family inorganic anion transporter: MVAGVTAAAVALPVGMAVGINSGFPPETGIYSAIFASLCGSLLGGSRFQIGGPSAAFVFFSASIVKQYGWPGLQMVTLMAGFILIFLGLTKLGATVKLLPASTLIGFANGIAILIAVKQVGLVLGWGTMGTPGETLPLLLRLAEHPSSANPVSCVLAAGSLIVILLAPKMTKRLPGSLIALVIAAGAVWFFGAPVETIGSRFGGMPSGLPVFTIPLFRAELIAPLVIPAFAAAILISVESLLAAAVTDTVSGDRHSSGTELIGQGVSNLLVPMFGGIPAAGAVARTVVNSRSGANTPLAGLVHVLALCSVLVFAAPLTRFVPLATLAAIMLVLAFNLSLWREVRLILRLDLTARISWLIVVVLTVCAGLTVAVEAMLALAVLHYVRRASLASGAVPQVTSDETIGGGILDMATVLSSAREDGDCRHKPMGWRCARLEKLAPIVIVSVEDITNSDLPGLEEFCDLLKGSGRILLICGISRQSAILRRYPKFIERIGKRNVLPHLPAALKRASDISDRFLGVGERLAGSLAQAPL; the protein is encoded by the coding sequence TTGGTTGCTGGCGTCACCGCTGCCGCGGTCGCGCTGCCCGTTGGAATGGCCGTTGGCATCAATTCGGGCTTCCCACCAGAGACGGGCATCTACTCAGCTATCTTCGCAAGCTTATGTGGTTCGCTTCTGGGCGGCTCGCGATTTCAGATCGGTGGCCCGAGCGCGGCGTTCGTCTTCTTCTCCGCGAGTATCGTCAAACAGTACGGATGGCCAGGGCTTCAGATGGTGACACTGATGGCGGGATTCATCCTGATCTTCCTGGGTCTGACCAAACTCGGTGCCACCGTCAAATTGCTTCCCGCATCGACCCTCATCGGGTTCGCAAACGGCATTGCCATTCTGATCGCTGTAAAACAGGTGGGGCTGGTTCTTGGGTGGGGGACCATGGGTACGCCGGGAGAGACACTTCCCTTGCTGCTGAGACTCGCCGAACATCCGAGTTCCGCCAATCCTGTGTCGTGTGTCTTGGCAGCCGGTTCTCTCATCGTGATCCTCCTCGCTCCGAAGATGACCAAACGACTTCCTGGCTCGCTGATTGCCCTCGTCATCGCCGCAGGGGCGGTCTGGTTCTTCGGCGCACCGGTGGAGACAATTGGGAGTCGGTTCGGCGGGATGCCGTCTGGCCTGCCGGTGTTCACCATTCCATTGTTCCGCGCTGAGCTGATTGCGCCGTTGGTTATCCCCGCATTCGCGGCGGCGATCCTGATATCGGTGGAGAGTCTTCTGGCCGCGGCCGTTACGGACACTGTGAGCGGCGATCGGCACAGCTCTGGCACGGAGTTGATCGGGCAAGGCGTTTCCAACCTACTTGTGCCGATGTTCGGTGGGATTCCGGCCGCCGGTGCCGTTGCGCGGACCGTCGTTAACTCCAGATCGGGCGCGAACACGCCCCTCGCAGGGCTGGTCCATGTTCTCGCTCTGTGCTCCGTGCTGGTCTTTGCTGCTCCATTGACCAGATTCGTTCCGCTCGCCACCCTTGCCGCCATCATGCTCGTTCTTGCGTTCAACTTGAGCCTGTGGCGAGAAGTGCGCTTGATCCTGCGGCTCGATTTGACGGCCAGGATCTCGTGGCTCATCGTTGTAGTCCTCACGGTCTGCGCGGGCTTGACGGTTGCCGTCGAGGCGATGCTGGCGCTGGCCGTCCTTCACTATGTGCGGCGCGCATCGCTCGCAAGTGGTGCGGTTCCACAGGTCACATCCGACGAAACGATCGGCGGGGGAATCCTGGACATGGCAACAGTTCTTTCCAGCGCGCGCGAGGACGGCGATTGCCGGCACAAGCCGATGGGTTGGCGATGCGCGAGGCTGGAGAAGCTCGCTCCCATTGTGATCGTCTCTGTGGAAGACATCACCAACTCGGACCTGCCAGGTCTTGAGGAGTTTTGCGATCTGCTCAAGGGTTCCGGACGGATCCTGCTGATCTGCGGTATCTCCCGCCAGTCGGCGATCTTGCGACGTTACCCAAAGTTCATTGAGCGCATCGGCAAACGAAACGTCCTGCCTCACCTGCCTGCCGCTCTCAAACGCGCGTCGGACATAAGCGATCGTTTCCTCGGCGTCGGCGAGAGGCTAGCAGGCAGTTTGGCGCAGGCCCCACTTTAG
- a CDS encoding replication protein RepA — translation MSDSPRYGLPWGRDRLLPIFLATVAIRQQSPRITFSSAAEMLDAFGLQQGGSQYCRLVASFQRIFGATIFFGTDRQLDRTAVVHSARFNFMSEARIWYSRSGLERLLPGDGQNMILLSDKFYREILDHPIPTDLEAAKALSSSPAALDLFKWLSYRCFTARGRERIPLFGPFGLVSQLGSAEYARPRKFREKLEGWLGVVRAIWPTCPACVDQEGTCLLIEQAFAVVQSLHRWSDA, via the coding sequence ATGTCGGATTCTCCTCGCTACGGGTTGCCGTGGGGACGGGATCGTCTTCTCCCTATCTTCCTGGCCACGGTGGCGATCCGGCAGCAGTCGCCACGGATCACATTCAGCAGCGCGGCCGAGATGCTGGACGCCTTTGGGCTGCAACAGGGTGGTTCCCAATACTGCCGGCTGGTCGCATCCTTTCAGCGGATCTTTGGAGCCACGATCTTCTTCGGGACAGACCGGCAACTCGATCGCACCGCAGTCGTCCACAGCGCTCGGTTTAATTTCATGTCCGAGGCCAGAATCTGGTACTCCCGGAGCGGCCTTGAGCGGCTTCTCCCGGGTGACGGCCAGAACATGATCCTGTTGAGCGATAAGTTCTATCGAGAGATTCTGGACCATCCGATTCCCACCGACTTGGAAGCAGCCAAAGCACTTTCGTCCTCTCCGGCCGCTCTGGATCTGTTCAAGTGGCTCTCCTACCGTTGCTTCACGGCGCGTGGACGAGAGCGGATTCCGCTATTCGGTCCCTTCGGCCTGGTGAGCCAACTCGGAAGCGCCGAATATGCACGACCGCGCAAGTTCCGCGAGAAGTTGGAGGGCTGGCTCGGGGTTGTTCGGGCGATATGGCCGACGTGCCCGGCTTGTGTCGACCAGGAAGGAACCTGTCTGCTGATCGAGCAGGCCTTCGCCGTCGTTCAGTCCTTACATCGTTGGAGTGACGCATAG
- a CDS encoding response regulator, whose protein sequence is MIFVVDDDFRIREALASLISSLGLQVAVFGSASEFLEFDKPDCPACLVLDLELPDSSGLELQKELAERNAPPIVFITGHGDIPSSVRAMKAGAIEFLPKPFEEHELIRALEAGIALDRANRERRSALAELQRQYRTLTPREKEVLPFVVAGFANKQTAATLGTSEITIGVHRGAIMRKMGARSLAELVRMTDRLGIAPASSNV, encoded by the coding sequence ATGATCTTTGTTGTGGACGACGATTTTCGGATTCGCGAGGCGCTTGCGAGTCTGATCTCCTCGCTTGGGCTACAGGTTGCGGTGTTTGGATCTGCATCGGAGTTTCTGGAGTTCGACAAGCCGGATTGTCCCGCATGCCTGGTGTTGGATCTGGAACTCCCGGATAGCAGTGGCCTGGAACTGCAAAAGGAACTGGCGGAACGCAATGCTCCGCCCATCGTCTTCATCACCGGGCACGGTGACATTCCTTCGTCCGTACGAGCGATGAAAGCTGGAGCAATCGAGTTCCTTCCCAAGCCATTCGAAGAGCATGAACTAATCCGCGCGCTCGAAGCTGGCATCGCCTTGGACCGGGCGAATCGCGAAAGACGGTCTGCTCTTGCCGAACTGCAGAGACAGTACCGCACGCTGACCCCTCGTGAGAAAGAGGTGCTCCCTTTTGTGGTGGCAGGTTTCGCCAACAAACAGACTGCCGCGACGCTTGGCACCAGCGAGATCACGATTGGCGTTCATCGGGGCGCAATCATGCGCAAGATGGGAGCCAGATCACTCGCTGAACTAGTCAGGATGACGGATAGGCTCGGCATCGCTCCAGCCAGCAGCAACGTATGA
- a CDS encoding SDR family oxidoreductase, with product MKRLRLTVKALAIRLADGGPKTKFNNGRISIWCRTSMKSRRQCLSWSGKGGAHGDAGTAGLTKSAADAPDAQARSVASFAAQVPAGRIGEPKDVARAALFLASDDSTYVNGIELFEDGGFAQC from the coding sequence ATGAAACGCCTGAGGCTGACGGTGAAGGCTCTGGCAATCCGACTCGCGGATGGAGGGCCCAAAACCAAATTCAACAACGGGCGGATATCGATTTGGTGCCGCACGTCGATGAAGTCGCGGAGACAATGTCTGAGTTGGTCAGGGAAAGGCGGCGCTCATGGCGACGCTGGAACGGCCGGACTCACAAAGTCCGCCGCTGACGCCCCAGACGCGCAAGCCCGGTCGGTCGCGTCCTTCGCGGCTCAGGTACCCGCTGGACGCATTGGAGAGCCGAAAGATGTCGCCAGAGCCGCCCTGTTCCTGGCATCGGATGACAGCACCTATGTCAACGGGATCGAGCTTTTTGAGGATGGTGGGTTTGCTCAGTGCTGA
- a CDS encoding sigma 54-interacting transcriptional regulator, which translates to MASSAVAYIHAESEEPPADVVGAHQGLRRVWTSVQMVAPTDSPVLIQGETGTGKELVARAIHMRSRRSRGPYVQLNCAAMPAGLLESELFGHERGAFTGAVSQFAGRFERAHGGTLFLDEIGDMPLELQPKLLRVLQEQEFEPLGGTRTIRVDVRVVAATNQDLLQMLRERRFRADLFYRLNVFPLALPALRERREDIPPLVEHFVRKFSERMNKTFLRVPDEAIETLKRHHWPGNVRELENFVHRAVITSPPFDLRFPLEDLVSSAQPDASGAIRTLAEAERAHIMDVLNRVGGVVGGREGAAARLGVARTTLLYRMRRLGISTGAGRPEL; encoded by the coding sequence ATGGCCAGCAGCGCAGTTGCTTACATTCACGCGGAGTCGGAAGAGCCTCCGGCAGACGTCGTGGGCGCACATCAGGGCCTTCGTCGTGTCTGGACGTCCGTGCAGATGGTCGCGCCAACGGACTCCCCAGTCCTCATCCAGGGAGAGACGGGCACAGGCAAGGAACTCGTGGCCCGCGCAATCCACATGCGCAGCCGCCGAAGCCGGGGACCATATGTCCAGCTGAACTGTGCTGCGATGCCGGCGGGCTTGCTCGAGAGCGAACTGTTCGGGCATGAGCGCGGCGCCTTTACCGGAGCCGTTTCTCAGTTTGCGGGACGTTTCGAACGCGCGCACGGTGGCACCCTGTTTCTCGACGAGATCGGCGACATGCCTCTGGAGCTACAGCCGAAGCTGCTGCGGGTTCTTCAGGAGCAGGAGTTCGAGCCGCTCGGCGGAACGCGAACGATTCGCGTGGATGTTCGCGTTGTGGCGGCGACGAACCAGGATCTGCTCCAAATGCTTCGGGAGAGGCGCTTCCGGGCCGACCTGTTTTACCGGCTCAACGTCTTTCCACTTGCTCTCCCCGCACTGAGGGAACGTAGAGAAGACATCCCGCCGCTGGTCGAGCACTTTGTCCGCAAATTCTCCGAGCGAATGAACAAGACATTCCTCCGCGTTCCGGATGAAGCGATCGAAACTCTGAAGCGCCACCACTGGCCCGGCAATGTTCGCGAGTTGGAGAACTTCGTTCATCGGGCCGTGATCACATCCCCGCCTTTCGACCTAAGATTCCCGCTGGAGGATCTCGTTTCGAGCGCACAGCCCGATGCGTCGGGCGCCATACGCACACTTGCGGAGGCTGAGCGAGCCCACATCATGGACGTACTGAATCGTGTCGGCGGCGTTGTCGGGGGCCGGGAGGGCGCGGCCGCGAGGCTGGGCGTTGCCCGCACCACCTTGCTCTACCGGATGCGCAGACTTGGAATCAGCACCGGCGCGGGCCGGCCGGAGCTGTGA
- a CDS encoding PEP-CTERM sorting domain-containing protein — MTIYRLFLTLFLLAASTAISRATPVYVYTLNFGATEVTQQTEVEFLTLSLISGVNYIAPNEITVTQPPFPGAVLRSDVNHFTISMDPGEVVVTIGEPTGSNNLYQLFGLFPAASAPGLYVFKSGILVSVQNPSTQYPIASGFLQITEQNIGGADPVPEPATIGMAGIGLVLLAGGRQWRRRASAGSKA, encoded by the coding sequence ATGACGATATATCGCTTGTTTCTGACGCTGTTTCTTCTGGCTGCCTCCACGGCGATCAGCCGGGCCACACCCGTCTACGTATACACACTCAACTTCGGCGCGACGGAAGTGACCCAGCAGACGGAGGTGGAGTTCCTTACGCTAAGCCTGATCAGCGGTGTCAACTACATCGCCCCAAACGAGATCACAGTGACTCAGCCGCCCTTTCCCGGAGCCGTCCTGCGCAGCGACGTGAACCACTTCACCATCTCAATGGATCCCGGAGAGGTCGTTGTGACCATCGGTGAGCCCACTGGATCCAACAATCTGTATCAGTTGTTCGGGCTGTTCCCGGCCGCGAGTGCGCCCGGCCTTTACGTTTTCAAGAGTGGCATCCTGGTCTCGGTCCAGAATCCCAGCACGCAGTACCCGATCGCATCGGGGTTCCTTCAGATCACCGAGCAAAATATCGGAGGCGCCGACCCGGTCCCTGAGCCCGCGACCATCGGCATGGCCGGGATCGGACTGGTGCTGCTTGCTGGCGGCCGACAGTGGAGGCGGCGAGCCTCAGCCGGATCCAAGGCCTAA
- a CDS encoding PAS domain-containing protein, whose amino-acid sequence MRFEDSTQFSGPDLKVMIDSIPTLVYTMTPDCELEFVNRQVIEYFGKSLEVLKRWDQVGIIYPEDLPNVRESIRRSIEFGEPHEVQHRLRRADGIFRWFQARALPLKDAAGHIVRWFAVLNDIEDLKRAKEASFAREADLRQIVNSIPGLVATMRATGEAEFVNQRILDYTGWQPEMFSDWRPLVHPEDLAGTVEKWVRSLDTGAPYDSTHRLLGADGEYRWFQTRGVALNDVEGRRVRWFMLLTDLEDHVKAEEDLRESKAFLLEAQRLSQTGSWKHDLATGEVTFTPEVARIFAIDPEVDRAPAELFFSRVHPDDRPAEAANYERAVQAKGDLNSNYRIVRPDGSISYVHNIGHPKLSATGEVIAFVGTAMDVTEQWHARTEIEQALSVIRRLTVRLKAENLALRERERELNLIVETIPGLIWCASTDGYVTYVNRQVLEYCGATLESFFASGWTSFLHPDDLSTTLKLWQHAVRNEELHEVQYRLRRSDGAYRWFHVVGCPARNGEGQVIRWYGLLIDIHERRSAEETLRRAEARLVRATQVATAGELSASIAHEVNQPLAAVVANAHAGLRWLSAEPPNIMKAREAAERILRDSKEASAIIQRVRTLFKRGPFERTSVDVNQLVGEVLHLLQTETVRKGVRVEVELADHLPAVEGDRVQLQQVVLNLVLNGIEAMETNGGRQKTLRVSSTRGTSGEVLVSVEDCGVGVAEPDKMFEAFFTTKKNGMGMGLAISRSIIEAHEGRLWVEPGASCGAIFRFSIPARQ is encoded by the coding sequence ATGCGTTTCGAAGACAGCACGCAATTCAGCGGCCCTGACCTGAAGGTGATGATCGACAGCATTCCGACACTGGTTTACACGATGACCCCGGACTGCGAACTGGAGTTCGTGAATCGCCAGGTGATCGAGTACTTCGGAAAATCGCTGGAAGTGTTGAAGCGTTGGGACCAGGTCGGCATCATTTACCCGGAAGATCTGCCGAACGTAAGAGAGTCCATCAGGCGGAGCATTGAGTTTGGCGAGCCACACGAGGTCCAGCATCGGCTCCGTCGCGCCGATGGCATTTTTCGGTGGTTCCAGGCGCGAGCTCTCCCGTTGAAGGATGCGGCAGGCCACATCGTACGGTGGTTTGCCGTATTGAACGACATTGAGGATTTGAAACGCGCTAAAGAAGCTAGCTTCGCGCGTGAGGCAGATCTTCGGCAGATCGTGAACAGCATCCCGGGCCTGGTTGCCACCATGAGGGCCACCGGTGAGGCCGAGTTCGTCAACCAGAGAATCCTGGACTACACCGGTTGGCAGCCGGAGATGTTCTCGGATTGGCGCCCACTCGTTCATCCGGAGGATCTCGCCGGGACGGTTGAGAAATGGGTGCGCTCCTTGGATACCGGGGCTCCTTACGACAGCACCCACCGGTTGTTGGGCGCCGACGGTGAATACCGCTGGTTCCAAACCCGCGGCGTAGCCCTCAATGATGTGGAAGGTCGCCGGGTCCGCTGGTTCATGCTGCTGACTGACCTCGAAGACCACGTCAAAGCTGAAGAAGATCTGCGGGAGAGCAAAGCCTTCCTGCTCGAAGCCCAACGCCTCAGCCAGACCGGCAGTTGGAAACATGATCTCGCCACCGGCGAAGTCACGTTCACACCCGAGGTGGCGCGAATCTTTGCAATTGACCCTGAAGTGGACCGGGCTCCCGCCGAGTTATTCTTTAGCAGGGTCCACCCCGATGATCGTCCCGCTGAAGCCGCAAACTACGAACGGGCGGTGCAGGCGAAGGGGGATCTCAATTCGAACTACCGGATCGTCCGGCCGGATGGGTCCATCAGCTACGTGCACAACATAGGTCATCCGAAGTTGAGTGCAACGGGCGAGGTCATCGCTTTCGTCGGTACCGCGATGGATGTGACCGAGCAGTGGCACGCCAGGACGGAGATCGAACAGGCTCTGTCAGTGATCAGGCGCCTTACGGTCCGGCTAAAGGCGGAGAACCTGGCCCTGCGGGAACGCGAGCGGGAACTGAACCTGATTGTCGAAACGATCCCTGGGTTGATCTGGTGTGCCTCAACTGATGGCTACGTCACTTATGTCAACAGGCAGGTTCTCGAGTACTGTGGCGCGACCCTCGAGTCATTCTTCGCCAGCGGCTGGACGAGTTTCCTGCACCCGGACGACCTGAGCACGACACTTAAGTTATGGCAGCATGCTGTGCGGAATGAAGAGCTACATGAGGTGCAGTACCGGTTGCGGCGCTCCGATGGGGCCTACCGATGGTTCCACGTTGTCGGATGTCCCGCACGGAACGGCGAAGGCCAGGTGATTCGCTGGTACGGCCTGCTGATCGACATTCATGAGCGGAGGAGCGCTGAGGAGACTCTGCGCCGGGCCGAGGCGCGTCTGGTTCGGGCCACGCAGGTTGCCACGGCGGGCGAGTTATCGGCCTCGATTGCGCACGAAGTCAATCAGCCTCTGGCTGCCGTCGTCGCGAACGCGCATGCCGGCTTGCGATGGTTGTCAGCGGAACCGCCAAACATAATGAAGGCACGTGAAGCGGCGGAGCGCATTCTGCGCGACAGCAAGGAAGCCTCGGCGATCATACAACGCGTACGTACCCTGTTCAAACGGGGCCCTTTCGAACGAACCTCCGTCGACGTCAATCAGCTCGTCGGAGAGGTTCTGCACCTACTGCAGACGGAAACCGTCCGCAAAGGGGTTCGAGTGGAGGTGGAGTTGGCAGATCATCTACCCGCGGTGGAAGGAGATCGCGTGCAACTGCAGCAGGTTGTACTCAATCTCGTGCTAAATGGCATCGAAGCCATGGAGACGAATGGAGGCCGCCAGAAGACGCTCCGTGTGTCCTCGACCCGTGGCACGTCGGGCGAGGTGCTGGTTTCCGTGGAGGACTGCGGAGTTGGTGTGGCCGAGCCGGACAAGATGTTCGAAGCGTTCTTTACAACGAAGAAGAATGGCATGGGGATGGGCCTGGCGATTTCCCGCTCGATCATTGAAGCGCACGAGGGGCGCTTGTGGGTTGAGCCCGGTGCATCCTGCGGCGCGATCTTTCGGTTCTCAATTCCGGCAAGACAATGA
- a CDS encoding response regulator produces the protein MNLPVTNIPSRIVVGVDDDYRLRESLASLLESAGFSTLMFASAEDFLSSGALAQAGCLLTDVCMPRMDGLELQRRVRLERPALPVVFMTAHNSSDMRRRAFAGGAIEFLYKPFDAAELLQVIERALTGPSNA, from the coding sequence ATGAATCTACCAGTGACCAATATTCCCAGTCGAATTGTGGTTGGCGTAGATGACGACTATCGTTTGCGCGAGTCTCTCGCGAGCTTGCTGGAGTCGGCCGGGTTTTCCACACTCATGTTCGCATCTGCCGAAGATTTCCTCAGCTCCGGTGCCCTGGCGCAAGCCGGGTGTCTCCTTACCGATGTCTGCATGCCGCGGATGGATGGACTCGAACTGCAACGCCGCGTACGACTCGAACGGCCCGCGCTCCCTGTCGTTTTCATGACCGCCCACAACAGCAGTGACATGCGTCGTCGCGCATTCGCGGGTGGTGCCATCGAGTTCCTGTACAAGCCGTTTGACGCCGCGGAACTGCTTCAGGTCATCGAGCGAGCGCTAACGGGGCCGTCAAACGCCTGA
- a CDS encoding sulfatase-like hydrolase/transferase → MPTPNPRKFAEGGVLFRRAFSAAPTCSPSWAALLTGQTAHGRRMVGLAHRGFRLADPKRHLASFLQSQGYLTALRNVQHEAPAEEIAGLGYSEILRPPKNTGPEAARKAVEFLNTAPKQAFFLSCGFLETHREYPVAGPKEDPRYMQPPAILPDVPQVRQDMANFKAAARVLDDSMGAVFQALARNGLEENTLERGHPHGSLANSADSALVSSRPMVWQRGGEPVNCLPMEPEGHWQSRSEAGLWIRCSDSSRS, encoded by the coding sequence GTGCCGACTCCGAACCCGCGGAAGTTCGCCGAAGGCGGAGTGCTGTTCCGCCGGGCCTTCTCTGCGGCGCCCACCTGTAGCCCCAGTTGGGCGGCATTGCTCACCGGCCAGACCGCGCACGGCAGGCGCATGGTCGGTCTCGCGCACCGCGGATTCCGTCTGGCCGATCCCAAACGCCATTTGGCCTCGTTCCTGCAGAGCCAGGGCTACCTCACGGCACTCCGCAACGTGCAGCATGAGGCGCCGGCGGAGGAAATAGCCGGTCTGGGTTACTCCGAAATCCTGCGCCCTCCGAAGAACACTGGTCCCGAAGCGGCACGGAAAGCCGTGGAATTCCTAAACACTGCTCCGAAACAGGCGTTCTTTCTCTCCTGCGGATTCCTGGAAACCCACCGCGAATATCCTGTTGCCGGGCCCAAGGAAGATCCGCGCTATATGCAACCGCCCGCCATTCTGCCGGACGTGCCGCAAGTCCGCCAGGACATGGCGAACTTCAAGGCCGCCGCCCGCGTGTTGGACGACTCCATGGGCGCGGTATTCCAAGCCTTGGCCCGAAACGGCCTGGAAGAGAATACGCTCGAAAGGGGACATCCACACGGGTCGTTGGCGAATTCGGCCGACTCCGCCCTTGTCTCGAGCCGCCCGATGGTTTGGCAGCGTGGCGGCGAACCTGTGAACTGCCTGCCAATGGAGCCGGAGGGCCATTGGCAGTCAAGAAGCGAAGCAGGATTGTGGATCCGGTGTTCGGACTCGTCAAGGAGCTAA